A stretch of Methanobrevibacter sp. YE315 DNA encodes these proteins:
- the comA gene encoding phosphosulfolactate synthase has protein sequence MKSFEFLSIDRQEKPRTSGLTMVLDKGLGLETADSLMKISGDYVDYLKFGWGTSIVHEQDIIKAKVEMYKSHKITPYTGGTLFELAYMKGKLEEFFQEAHELGFPAIEISDGSTNIPTENKLNCIEKAKDDGFEVLSEVGKKNPQLDKELSLDERIEQMENELNAGSSLIIVEAREGGKNIGIFDKSGNPKEDEIDYILEKIDNKKILWEAPNKDQQVFFILKLGNTVNLGNISSDDITSLETLRRGLRGDTLGKI, from the coding sequence TTGAAATCATTTGAATTTTTATCAATAGACAGACAAGAAAAACCGAGAACTTCCGGTTTAACAATGGTTTTGGACAAAGGATTAGGCCTTGAAACTGCAGACAGCCTGATGAAAATTTCAGGAGATTATGTCGATTATCTGAAATTTGGATGGGGAACATCAATAGTCCATGAGCAGGATATAATCAAGGCAAAAGTCGAAATGTACAAATCCCATAAAATCACCCCATATACCGGAGGAACCTTATTTGAACTGGCCTACATGAAAGGAAAACTTGAGGAATTCTTCCAGGAAGCTCATGAATTGGGTTTTCCGGCCATTGAAATATCAGATGGTTCAACAAATATTCCCACAGAAAACAAATTGAACTGCATCGAAAAGGCAAAAGATGATGGTTTTGAAGTATTGTCTGAAGTTGGTAAAAAAAATCCTCAATTGGATAAGGAATTAAGCTTGGATGAAAGAATAGAACAAATGGAAAACGAATTAAATGCAGGCTCCTCCCTAATAATTGTAGAAGCCCGTGAAGGCGGAAAGAACATTGGAATCTTTGACAAATCAGGAAATCCGAAAGAGGATGAAATAGATTATATTCTAGAAAAAATAGATAATAAGAAAATTTTATGGGAAGCGCCAAATAAGGACCAGCAAGTCTTTTTCATATTGAAATTAGGAAATACTGTTAATTTGGGAAATATTTCAAGTGACGATATCACTTCTCTTGAAACATTAAGGAGAGGCTTAAGGGGAGATACTCTCGGTAAAATCTAA
- a CDS encoding UPF0058 family protein, translating into MYKDEMIQLHQFLVYVLKYLAEDDQITNDCSEYITLKISPHHIHKTKAEHKHAIFVLCKIISQVIADKEDNSIPENVRNSLSDLVTRSENEMKAD; encoded by the coding sequence ATGTATAAAGACGAAATGATACAATTACATCAATTTTTAGTATATGTTTTAAAGTATTTAGCTGAAGATGACCAAATTACAAATGATTGCAGTGAATATATTACCCTTAAAATAAGCCCTCATCATATTCATAAAACCAAAGCTGAGCACAAACATGCGATTTTTGTTTTATGTAAAATCATTTCACAAGTGATTGCTGATAAAGAAGACAATTCTATTCCAGAAAATGTTCGCAATTCACTTTCCGATTTAGTTACAAGATCTGAAAATGAAATGAAAGCGGATTAA
- a CDS encoding UPF0280 family protein, with translation MNHSEINLEETHIRLTTDLVSHELKKYIQSIRYDLKEYISRNSDFLLSLEPIETEGDLPLICETMVKASNIADVGPMACVAGSISELSLNYLINLDSKYSIVENGGDIALINDEKVLCGIYSNNEILKNKIAFEVKARKKPLGICTSSGRIGHSISFGDAESVSVISKSAATADGLATKIANEVKGSDSEDMLQNALEFSENYKEFFEGVLIISGDHVATMGKLPRIVETDEFNVDL, from the coding sequence ATGAATCATTCTGAAATAAATTTAGAGGAAACACATATTAGATTAACAACTGATTTAGTTAGTCACGAATTAAAAAAATATATTCAATCAATCAGGTATGATTTAAAGGAGTATATTTCTAGAAACAGTGATTTCCTGTTATCCTTGGAACCAATTGAAACTGAGGGGGATTTGCCGTTGATTTGTGAAACAATGGTTAAGGCTTCAAATATTGCTGATGTTGGTCCAATGGCATGTGTTGCAGGTTCAATTTCAGAATTGTCTTTGAATTATTTGATAAATCTTGATTCCAAATATTCAATTGTTGAAAACGGTGGGGATATTGCCCTAATCAATGATGAAAAGGTTTTATGCGGAATCTATTCAAATAATGAGATTCTTAAAAATAAAATAGCATTCGAAGTAAAGGCAAGGAAAAAACCGTTGGGGATTTGCACATCTTCAGGCAGGATTGGCCATTCAATCAGTTTTGGGGATGCTGAAAGCGTAAGCGTAATTTCCAAATCGGCCGCAACGGCTGATGGTCTTGCAACTAAAATCGCTAATGAAGTTAAAGGTTCTGATAGTGAAGACATGCTTCAAAATGCATTGGAATTCAGTGAAAACTATAAGGAATTTTTCGAAGGTGTTCTAATCATTTCTGGAGATCATGTCGCAACTATGGGCAAATTGCCTAGAATAGTTGAAACGGATGAATTCAATGTTGATTTGTAA